From a single Leopardus geoffroyi isolate Oge1 chromosome E1, O.geoffroyi_Oge1_pat1.0, whole genome shotgun sequence genomic region:
- the G6PC1 gene encoding glucose-6-phosphatase catalytic subunit 1 isoform X1 → MEKGMNVLHDFGIQSTHYLQVNYQDSQDWFILVSVIADLRNAFYVLFPIWFHLREAVGIKLLWVAVIGDWLNLVFKWILFGQRPYWWVMDTDYYGNTSVPLIKQFPVTCETGPGSPSGHAMGTAGVYYVMVTSTLSMFRGKKKPTYRFRCLNVILWLGFWAVQLNVCLSRIYLAAHFPHQVVAGVLSGIAVAETFRHIQSIYNASLKKYFLITFFLLSFAIGFYLLLKGLGVDLLWTLEKARRWCERPEWVHIDTTPFASLLKNVGTLFGLGLALNSSMYQESCKGTLSKWFPFRLSCIVVSLILLHLFDSLKPPSQIELIFYILSFCKSAAVPLASVSLIPYCLARVLGQPDKKSL, encoded by the exons ATGGAGAAAGGAATGAATGTTCTTCATGACTTTGGGATCCAGTCAACGCACTACCTCCAGGTGAATTACCAGGACTCCCAGGATTGGTTCATCTTGGTGTCCGTGATTGCAGACCTCAGGAATGCCTTCTATGTCCTCTTCCCCATCTGGTTCCATCTTCGCGAAGCTGTGGGCATTAAACTCCTCTGGGTAGCTGTGATTGGAGACTGGCTCAACCTCGTCTTTAAGTG GATTCTCTTTGGACAGCGTCCATACTGGTGGGTCATGGACACCGACTACTACGGCAACACCTCCGTGCCACTGATAAAGCAGTTCCCAGTCACCTGCGAGACTGGACCAG GAAGTCCCTCTGGTCATGCCATGGGTACAGCAGGTGTATACTATGTGATGGTCACATCCACCCTCTCTATGTTTCGGGGAAAGAAAAAGCCAACCTACAGATTTCG GTGCTTGAACGTCATTTTGTGGTTGGGATTCTGGGCAGTGCAGCTGAACGTCTGTTTGTCCCGAATCTACCTTGCTGCTCATTTTCCCCATCAGGTTGTCGCTGGAGTTCTATCAG GCATTGCTGTTGCTGAAACTTTCCGCCACATCCAGAGCATCTACAATGCCAGcctcaagaaatattttctcattaccTTCTTCCTGCTCAGCTTTGCCATTGGATTTTACCTGCTGCTAAAGGGGTTGGGTGTAGACCTCCTGTGGACACTAGAAAAAGCCAGGAGATGGTGTGAGCGGCCAGAATGGGTCCACATTGACACCACGCCCTTTGCCAGCCTCCTCAAGAATGTGGGCACCCTCTTCGGCTTGGGGCTGGCTCTCAACTCCAGCATGTATCAGGAGAGCTGCAAGGGCACACTTAGCAAGTGGTTCCCATTCCGCCTCAGCTGTATTGTGGTCTCTCTCATCCTCCTGCACCTCTTTGACTCTTTGAAACCCCCATCCCAAATTGAGCTGATCTTCTACATCCTGTCCTTCTGCAAGAGTGCAGCAGTGCCCCTGGCATCTGTCAGCCTCATACCCTACTGCCTTGCCCGGGTCCTGGGCCAGCCAGACAAGAAGTCTTTGTAA
- the G6PC1 gene encoding glucose-6-phosphatase catalytic subunit 1 isoform X2 gives MFFMTLGSSQRTTSRILFGQRPYWWVMDTDYYGNTSVPLIKQFPVTCETGPGSPSGHAMGTAGVYYVMVTSTLSMFRGKKKPTYRFRCLNVILWLGFWAVQLNVCLSRIYLAAHFPHQVVAGVLSGIAVAETFRHIQSIYNASLKKYFLITFFLLSFAIGFYLLLKGLGVDLLWTLEKARRWCERPEWVHIDTTPFASLLKNVGTLFGLGLALNSSMYQESCKGTLSKWFPFRLSCIVVSLILLHLFDSLKPPSQIELIFYILSFCKSAAVPLASVSLIPYCLARVLGQPDKKSL, from the exons ATGTTCTTCATGACTTTGGGATCCAGTCAACGCACTACCTCCAG GATTCTCTTTGGACAGCGTCCATACTGGTGGGTCATGGACACCGACTACTACGGCAACACCTCCGTGCCACTGATAAAGCAGTTCCCAGTCACCTGCGAGACTGGACCAG GAAGTCCCTCTGGTCATGCCATGGGTACAGCAGGTGTATACTATGTGATGGTCACATCCACCCTCTCTATGTTTCGGGGAAAGAAAAAGCCAACCTACAGATTTCG GTGCTTGAACGTCATTTTGTGGTTGGGATTCTGGGCAGTGCAGCTGAACGTCTGTTTGTCCCGAATCTACCTTGCTGCTCATTTTCCCCATCAGGTTGTCGCTGGAGTTCTATCAG GCATTGCTGTTGCTGAAACTTTCCGCCACATCCAGAGCATCTACAATGCCAGcctcaagaaatattttctcattaccTTCTTCCTGCTCAGCTTTGCCATTGGATTTTACCTGCTGCTAAAGGGGTTGGGTGTAGACCTCCTGTGGACACTAGAAAAAGCCAGGAGATGGTGTGAGCGGCCAGAATGGGTCCACATTGACACCACGCCCTTTGCCAGCCTCCTCAAGAATGTGGGCACCCTCTTCGGCTTGGGGCTGGCTCTCAACTCCAGCATGTATCAGGAGAGCTGCAAGGGCACACTTAGCAAGTGGTTCCCATTCCGCCTCAGCTGTATTGTGGTCTCTCTCATCCTCCTGCACCTCTTTGACTCTTTGAAACCCCCATCCCAAATTGAGCTGATCTTCTACATCCTGTCCTTCTGCAAGAGTGCAGCAGTGCCCCTGGCATCTGTCAGCCTCATACCCTACTGCCTTGCCCGGGTCCTGGGCCAGCCAGACAAGAAGTCTTTGTAA